One Candidatus Thiopontia autotrophica genomic window, TACTATTTTTATTTCTGCTACGCCGCGACAAATAGATATTTTCACCTGACTCAATCAGGGTCGGGCGGACTCTTTTCGCAAAAACAGTAACTGACCACTATCTGATCCCTCTTCCGAGAAGCGATATCCTGCGGCAGAAAAATCTTGCAACTGTTCCGCTCTATCCAGACGATTACGAATAACAAAATCACACATCATTCCACGTGCCTTTTTGGCATATATGCTAATAATTTTATACTGGCCATTTTTCTCATCCTTGAAAACAGGAGTAACTACAGGATAATCCAGCATCCCATCCACGGACTTGAAGTACTCGCTGGATGCCAAATTAATGATCTCCCCACCAGATATCTCTACATCACGATTAATCAATGAGGCACTCTCTCCACGCCAATAATCATACAAGTTATCCCCCTTACGATTTTTAAGCCTGGTACCCATCTCTAATCTGTGTGGCTGAATCATATCAAGAGGGCGCAACACCCCATACAACCCAGAGAGGATTCTTAAAT contains:
- the yaaA gene encoding peroxide stress protein YaaA, which gives rise to MLLLISPAKKLEFEEVAPDIGFSEPELIGKAEYIALIMKQYSESDLKRLMKLSDNLARLNFERYRRWTTDTSEQRSKQAILAFRGDVYAGMAATAFEQRDFDYAQAHLRILSGLYGVLRPLDMIQPHRLEMGTRLKNRKGDNLYDYWRGESASLINRDVEISGGEIINLASSEYFKSVDGMLDYPVVTPVFKDEKNGQYKIISIYAKKARGMMCDFVIRNRLDRAEQLQDFSAAGYRFSEEGSDSGQLLFLRKESARP